From the genome of Thiovibrio frasassiensis:
CCTTCCAGACCAATCTGCTGGCGCTCAATGCCGCGGTTGAGGCGGCCCGGGCCGGGGAAGCCGGCGCCGGTTTTGCCGTGGTGGCGGATGAGGTGCGAAACCTGGCCATGCGTGCCGCCGAGGCTGCCAAGAATACCGCAACCCTCATTGAGGGGACGGTGGAAAAGATCGGTGCCGGTGCCCAGCTGGTGGAGAGGACCAGTACCGCTTTTTCCCAGGTCTCCGGCAGCACCGAAAAGGTGGGCGCCTTGATCAGCGAGATCAGCGAGGCCTCCAAGGAGCAGGCCGGCGGTATCGCCCAGATCAACAAGGCCATTTTCGAGATGGATCAGGTGGTGCAGCGGATTGCCGCCAGTGCTGAGGAGTCTGCTTCCGCGGCCGAAGAGCTGCATTCCCAGTGCGGTCAGGCGCAGGAGCATGTCGCGGACATGGCAGGCGTGATCTATGGTGCACAGGCCAAGCAGGTGAAGATGGGCACCGCGCAGATCAAAAGAATGGGCAGCACTGCCCCGAGGCGTCTTGCGACGCCATCGGGGCAAAAGGGTGGCAAGAGCCGGGCTGTGTCAGCGCCGAAGATGTTGCCGACAACCGGTGGAGAGGATGAAAATTTTACCGATTTTTAACCGATGACCGGGCCAGAATGATGGCCAAAGGACATTGGGGCAAGTAGGGGGAACGGAGAGGATTCGTTCCCCCTTTTTTTTTGTGCAGATCTCTGCCTGCTCTGCCTCAGCGCACGAGGCGGTGGATACCGACCATTTCGGTGCGGCTGCGCAACTGGGTCTGGTAGCGGCGCAGGGCCTCTACCGTGGCCGGATAGGGATGGCCGATGCCCACCGCCTGTCCATGCTCTCCGGCGAGCTTGACCAGAAGCTCAAGTTGGGCCCTGATCTTGTCCGGATTCTGGTCGTTGTCGAGAAAGACGGTGCGGCGTTCTGTTTTAACCCCCATTTCCCGGGCAAGATCCGTGGCAACGGACTGGGGTGCGGTCACACTGTCCAGGAAAAAAAGGTTGCGGTTCCGGACGAGGGCCAACAGGGTCCGCATGGCCTCGGGGTTGGAGGTGAAACGGGAGCCCATGTGGTTGTTGATCCCGATGGCGTTGGGCACCGTTTGCAGGTCCTCATTGAAAAGGGTCCGCATGGTTTCCGGGCTCATGGCCGTGGTTAGGGTGCCGGGGCTGCCATTCCACTTTGGGTCCATGGGCTCAAGGGGCAGATGGAGAAGGATATCGCTCCCTTTGGCTCGGGCCTGTTTTTGCAACTCCGCGGAAAATGGGGTCCCTGGCAGGAAGGCGAAGGAAAGGGGCAGGTCTAGGGCGATGGCGGCCCTGCCGGTATTCTGTCGATTGCCCATATCGTCAATGACGATGGCCACAAGGGGTTTGTCCGACCGTGGCTTTTTTGCCGTTTTTTTGTGGGGGGGCACGACCGGTTGCGCCTGGGGAAGAGGTTTCTTCTTGGCCTGTTCGCTCAGCTGGGGAGGGGTAATTTCCCCCGACTTGCCCGGAAAGAGCAGCATGAAATAGGCGCCACCGGCCAGGGTCGCAACCACAAAAAAGAACAGGCAGAAGAAGCCGACACCTCGGTCCCCCTTCTTTTTCGCCCCTTTCCGGGCGGGTTTTTTGGAGGAGCCCTTGGGCATCGCTTACTTGTCCCGGCTTAAGACATAGTGGGCCAAGCCGGCCAGAGGCGTCTTAGCCGGTGCCTCGCCGAAGATGGTAAGTCCGGCAAGCGCCTCTTGGATCAGTGCTTCCGCCTGCTCCCTGGCCAGGGAAAATCCCTGGTATTTTTCGATGATGGCCTGGGCGTGAGGCAGTTCTCGGCTGCGTTCCTGGGGTGTTCCCTTGAGTAAAGCGATCAGCCGTTCGCGATCTGGGGCTTCGGCCTTTGCCAGGGTCTTGATCAGGGGCAGGGTCATCTTGCCTTCCTGGAAATCGTTGCCCACCACCTTACCGGTCTTGGCCGGGTCGCCGAGATAATCCAGCAGGTCGTCAACGATCTGGAAGGCCAAGCCCAGGTTGGTCCCATAGGTGCGCAGGGCGATCCGTTGGGCGGGGGAGCCCTGGTTGTGACCAATGCCCGCCTCGCAGGCCGCGGCAATGAGGGCGGCGGTTTTGCCCATCAGGACCTGGAAATATTTTTCCTCGGAGATGAGCATCTCTGTGGCGTTGTGCATCTGCATAAATTCCGACTCGACCATGGCCGCCGTGGCGCGGCCGATTAGGGACATGGCTGTCGGGCCGCCCACCTCGCTGGCCAGGGCCATGGCATGGGCATGCAGATAATCCCCGGCCAGGATGACCGGCTCCATTCCCCAGAGAGTATTGGCGGTTTTGGCCCCCCGCCGCAGGGTGGCGTGATCGATGACATCATCGTGCAGCAGGCTGGCCGCATGGAGATACTCGAAAGAAATGGCCAAGCGCGGGGTATCTTCAGGGGGAGTCCCGACCAGGCTCGCGGCCAGCAGGGTGAGCAGCGGGCGGATGCGCTTGCCGCCCTGGAAGATGGCATGGCGGATGATCTGGGCCAGGAGCGGGCTTTCAACGATGGCCAGATCAGCCTCCATCACCGCGTCGATTTGCACCGCCTTTTCTTTGAAAAGCGCAAGCAGCTCGGAGTTGTTCATGATCTTTTCTCCGTAATCGTTTTCATAATTTTCGGCTAGTCCTAGTATGGTAAACGTTCAGCAGTGCTGCAGATGCGCGGAAGAGGTCTGCAAGCTATAGCCAGCCTATGCGAGCAGGGTGATGACAAAGCAGCTGCGGTGCGGCTGAATGGTTATGATTCCTCCTGGAAAAAATCCCGCACCGGACCAAGTTCTCGGCAGATCGGGCTCTGGGGCAGGCTTTTCAAGAAGAGTCTGCCATACTGCTTGCTAAAGAGGCGGACATCGCAGATGGCAAGCACCCCCCGGTCGGTGGAGCTGCGCATCAACCGGCCCACACCCTGGCGCAGGGTCAGGATGGCGCGGGGGATTTGAAAGTCGAAGAAGGGGTTGCCGCCCTCATTTTTGATCCGTTCCATGCGGGCCATAATAACAGGGTCCGAGGGGACTTCAAACGGAAGTTTGTCGATGATCACGCAGCTCAGCGATTCGCCCACCACATCCACCCCCTCCCAGAAGCTGGCCACCGCCAGGAGGACGGAATGGGTCTGTTCCTGAAACTGCTCAAGCAGTCGGGCCTTGGGCGCCTCCCCCTGCATCAGCACCGGAAATGGCAGGCGGCCGAGGAAAACCTCGTGGGCCGCGCGCATGGCGTTGATGCTGGTGAAAAGTACGAGGGTCCTCCCGTTGGCCGCCATGATCAACTCCTGCATCAGTTGCTGGGTAGCGGCCGGAAACTCCCGGGCCTGGGGCTCTGGAAACCCCTTGCCCGGCACAAAGAGCAGGGTCCGCTGTGCGTAATCAAAGGGGGTGGTCAGGGTTATGGTTGGGGTGTTTTTGGGCAAGCCGATGCGGTTGGCAAAGTAGGTGAAGGTATTGTCCGTGGTCAGGGTGGCTGAGGTGAAAATCACACTTCGGGTCTGTGCGTAGAGGAAATCCTGCAGCTCTGAGGCAATGTCAATGGGCGAGGCGGACAGGGCCACGGTTTTTTCCCGCCGCTCGTACCAGTAGACCGAGGAGGAGTCTTGCGCTTGGGTGATGGTGGTGAAGGAGGCCAGCATCTCTTCCGCCCTCCGCTGCATGCCTTGCCAGGACTCCCCGTTCATGGCCGTTTTGGCCAGTTGATTGCAGAGCCCCTTGATCTGGTCGATGAACCGTTGCCGTTCTTCATCCCAGCCGGGGAAGCGGTCGATGAATTGCAGCAGGGAGAAACGGCCCCGCTCCCTGGGGAAAAGCTCGGCAAAGAGATCGACCTGTTTGGCCAGTGCCCGGGCGGTTTGGATAACTCCGTCCTTGGCGCGGCCCACCAGATCGGCTTGGGCTGCGGTTTCCAGATCCTTAACCAGATCCACCACCTGATAATGGCTGAAGGAGGTGCCGAAGTATTGGGTTGCGACGCTTTCCAGGTGATGGGCCTCGTCGAAGATCACCGATTCGTAGCGGGGCAGAACCTCGGCATGGCCGAAACGGCGCAGGGCAAGGTCGGAAAAGAAGAGGTGGTGGTTGACCACCAGCAGCTGGGCCTGGCCCGCTTTTTTGCGTAGCTGCGTGATGAAGCAGGAGGAATTGTCCGGGCAGTTGGTGCCCAGGCACTGGCTGGCCGAGGCGGTGATAGCCTGCCAGAGCGGGGCATTGTCCGCCAGCCAGGAGAGTTCGCTCCGGTCGCCGTTTTCGGTTTCTTCAAGCCAGTCGGCGAGCCGCTGGGTGTCGCGGTCGTCGGCAAAGAGATTTCGCTGGGGTGAAGCCAGGAACTGCTGCCAGCGGTAGAGGCAGAGGTAGTTTTGTCTGCCTTTGATGCAGAGGGCGTTCAGGTTTGGGGCAAGGTGTTTTCGGATGAAGGGGATTTCCTTGGTGAGAATCTGGTCCTGCAGGTTGAGAGTATTGGTGGAAACCACCACTTTCTGGCCGCTGAGGATGGCCGGGACAAGATAGGCCAGGGTCTTGCCGGTGCCGGTACCCGCCTCTACCGCCAGCATCCCCGGCTGACCCAACCGTTCCTCTTCCGACAGTTCCAGAGTGGCAGCAATGGCTTCGGCCATGCGGAGCTGGCTGGGGCGCGATTCGTAGCCGGGCAGTTTTTGGGCCAGGATGCCGCCTTGGGCAAAGATTTCGGCCATGGTATCGGAGAGGGACGTGGACATCTGGCTTTACTCTGGCTCAGGATTCAAGGGGATTTCTCTCCTGTTGACAAGGGGAAAAGCATTCTGCTAGCCTGATCAAGGAGAGAGGAAATGCGACCAGGCTTGGCCCAAGGTCGCGGTCATGGCTGAATTGTGACATCTATACCATAAGGAGGGGAAATGAACGAAATTAAAAAGATTTTGGTTCCCGTGGATTTTTCAGAGAATTCGCAAAAGATTCTCGCTACGGCCGCTGATTTTGCCGCCAAGTTCAAGGCAGAGCTGGCGGTTGTTTTTGTGGTGCAGAGCTTTGACGATTATTCCGGTTTTTTCGTGCCCCACATGCCCATCATCCAGCTGGAAGAGGAGATGATCAAAAGCGCCACGGAAAAGATGAAGAGTTTTGTGGTGGAAACCCTTAATGGTTCGGTTCCCCATACCACGGCGATCCTGAGCGGCGACGTGGTCGAGGAGCTCAATCGCTATGCCGGGACAGAGAAGGCCGACCTGATTGTCATGGGCACCCATGGATACAAAGGACTGGATAAGATCCTTTTCGGCAGCGTGGCGGAAAAGATTGTCAAAACCGCGCCCTGCCCGGTGCTGACCATCAACCCTTACCGGTAGAAGATTCAGCTGAGAACCGCGAGCAGCCCGGTGGTTGTCGCCGGCCCTTGTTTCGGTTTGGCCATGGGGGTTCCGGTCAGTTCGGTAAAAAGGTCTCTGAGGGTGGTCCCCTCGTAGGCGTAAAAACGCAGACCCTTTTCGGTCGGCCGGTTTTCCAAAAACGGCAGGGAGGCCCGGTTCAGTTCGTTCCCAGCCCCTTGCAGGGCTGTAAGCTGCTCGGCAGAGATTGTCCCGCTGGCGGCAACCCCGAGCAGCTCCCGGTTGAAATGGACCCGGGCAGCCTCGATGGCGGTTTTCAATGCTTCAGTCTGGGCGTCATCTGCCATGTTTTCTTTTTGGGTCGGCAGGATGAGGCTGACCAGCAGCCTGGAAGGCTTGCCGGTGAGAGCCTCATACCTCTCGGCGAGCAGGCCCTGGACCTCTTCGTGGGTCGTCACCAGCAGGGGAAACTCCGGTGCCCTGGGATCCCGGGTGTAGAGGCGGCCCCAGGCCTTGATCAGCCGGGCCACGTTGATCGTCGGGCCGCTTGGCCCCGCGCTTGCAGCAAGTTCCCGGAGGGCCTGCCCCTCTTCTTCGTCTTCCTCCTCTTCCCCTGACGCGTCGCCCCGGATGGCGGCAAAGAGTTCCGCTTCCTTGCCCGAGATGGCCATGAAGCCTTGGTTGATTTCCCGCTCTTCCTCCCGGAACATCTCCGCCAGCTTCAGGATGAGCATGGCCTGCCAGAGCACTTCGTTCTCTGCTTGTTGCGGCCGGTCGGTTGGCGTGCCGGAGCGCAGGCTTGCAGCCAGGGCGCCGACCGTGGCCTCGTCCCGGTCAGCATGTCCGGCGGAAAGAGAGGCGAGAAGTCCGCTGTGGAATTCCGCTTCATGGCCCCTGAGTTCTTTGGCCAGGGAGTGGAAACGATCCTGCTCTCTGTCGGAAAGCTGCACCGGCGTGTATCCTATGCTGGACTCGGGTGTTTCGTTTTTGTCGGCCAGGGGGGTGTTCGCGTCCGGCAGAGTATAAAAGAAGAGGGCGTCGCACAGGAGCCGGAAGGGTTGCAGGTCAGAGGGATGGGGGCTGGTTTCCGGAGAAAAAAGGGCGTTGAGCGATTGTCTCATTTGTAATTCCTGTTACAATGGGCTGGAAATCTCCCCGGGTAGAGCCAAGGGGAATATGTGAATAAAATTAAACAACAGGCTGCACATGCAAAAGATACAGGAGCATATTACCCTGGCTATCCTGGGTATTGTCTATCTGCTGGCCAGTGTCCGTTATTTTCCCGGGCGGGCCATGCATTCCATCGTGGAAACCCTGATCCATATCCTCTCCGTGGCGCCGATCAATCTGGGGGCCACGTTGGTGATTGTCGCCGTTCTGCAACGCTTGGTCAAAGAGCGGCTGCCGTTCAGCAGGTCGCTGCGTTTTTTCCTGGTTATCGCTATTTCGCTGGAGTTCATCCTCGGGCTGGCCCATTATTTTGAAATAAATGGGGCGGTTTAGCCTGAGCGGATCAGGCCGAAGATAGCTCAGCGAGAGTGCGAAGCAGATGCGGTGCTGCCGAATGGTTACCGGATCAGCGAGTTGCTGGTGTGCCAGCCGGAAGGCGCAGTGGTGTTGGGCAGGACAATGGATTTTTTCCCGAGCACCGTGCCGGGG
Proteins encoded in this window:
- a CDS encoding divergent polysaccharide deacetylase family protein, with amino-acid sequence MPKGSSKKPARKGAKKKGDRGVGFFCLFFFVVATLAGGAYFMLLFPGKSGEITPPQLSEQAKKKPLPQAQPVVPPHKKTAKKPRSDKPLVAIVIDDMGNRQNTGRAAIALDLPLSFAFLPGTPFSAELQKQARAKGSDILLHLPLEPMDPKWNGSPGTLTTAMSPETMRTLFNEDLQTVPNAIGINNHMGSRFTSNPEAMRTLLALVRNRNLFFLDSVTAPQSVATDLAREMGVKTERRTVFLDNDQNPDKIRAQLELLVKLAGEHGQAVGIGHPYPATVEALRRYQTQLRSRTEMVGIHRLVR
- a CDS encoding polyprenyl synthetase family protein codes for the protein MNNSELLALFKEKAVQIDAVMEADLAIVESPLLAQIIRHAIFQGGKRIRPLLTLLAASLVGTPPEDTPRLAISFEYLHAASLLHDDVIDHATLRRGAKTANTLWGMEPVILAGDYLHAHAMALASEVGGPTAMSLIGRATAAMVESEFMQMHNATEMLISEEKYFQVLMGKTAALIAAACEAGIGHNQGSPAQRIALRTYGTNLGLAFQIVDDLLDYLGDPAKTGKVVGNDFQEGKMTLPLIKTLAKAEAPDRERLIALLKGTPQERSRELPHAQAIIEKYQGFSLAREQAEALIQEALAGLTIFGEAPAKTPLAGLAHYVLSRDK
- a CDS encoding ATP-dependent DNA helicase is translated as MSTSLSDTMAEIFAQGGILAQKLPGYESRPSQLRMAEAIAATLELSEEERLGQPGMLAVEAGTGTGKTLAYLVPAILSGQKVVVSTNTLNLQDQILTKEIPFIRKHLAPNLNALCIKGRQNYLCLYRWQQFLASPQRNLFADDRDTQRLADWLEETENGDRSELSWLADNAPLWQAITASASQCLGTNCPDNSSCFITQLRKKAGQAQLLVVNHHLFFSDLALRRFGHAEVLPRYESVIFDEAHHLESVATQYFGTSFSHYQVVDLVKDLETAAQADLVGRAKDGVIQTARALAKQVDLFAELFPRERGRFSLLQFIDRFPGWDEERQRFIDQIKGLCNQLAKTAMNGESWQGMQRRAEEMLASFTTITQAQDSSSVYWYERREKTVALSASPIDIASELQDFLYAQTRSVIFTSATLTTDNTFTYFANRIGLPKNTPTITLTTPFDYAQRTLLFVPGKGFPEPQAREFPAATQQLMQELIMAANGRTLVLFTSINAMRAAHEVFLGRLPFPVLMQGEAPKARLLEQFQEQTHSVLLAVASFWEGVDVVGESLSCVIIDKLPFEVPSDPVIMARMERIKNEGGNPFFDFQIPRAILTLRQGVGRLMRSSTDRGVLAICDVRLFSKQYGRLFLKSLPQSPICRELGPVRDFFQEES
- a CDS encoding universal stress protein; translated protein: MNEIKKILVPVDFSENSQKILATAADFAAKFKAELAVVFVVQSFDDYSGFFVPHMPIIQLEEEMIKSATEKMKSFVVETLNGSVPHTTAILSGDVVEELNRYAGTEKADLIVMGTHGYKGLDKILFGSVAEKIVKTAPCPVLTINPYR